From Elaeis guineensis isolate ETL-2024a chromosome 16, EG11, whole genome shotgun sequence, a single genomic window includes:
- the LOC105035835 gene encoding F-box protein At2g26160-like produces MEGGVEWQGPWVRAQGLRGGTTLESRRGCRGLRQGETSMGLGRNGAEKWRSGEGAAGGISEGGGCESTTDRRRQRIVGGIAGIQRAREKYCVAALSWAGLLPELQALILSRLEVADYLRFGAVCRSWCSTVAERPCLPKPQIPWRMLSDSTRDPDTRRFFSRPDQKMYKIHLPEIHSRLCIGSSEGWLITADELSELHALNPLTGASLALPSVATFFDVAGVVRDSDGRITDYVIGYDNLGEVPYEVEHMRVYYYLKAILDHSSAAVAVIHGEFNNLSFAHAGDESWTALQPPVPRIFWDIIFRKGLLHAMAISGALVVFDLDAPGSPVVVTCVERPHSQKWEQRGCCFNQKYLVESPDGKDLFQVWRDSRWLPVDGNRSRESVLPRDARMTVAFAIFKLDERRNEWSAVKDLGDLALFLGLNHSMALSTREFPELTSSSIYFTDDYRDGTK; encoded by the exons ATGGAGGGGGGCGTTGAGTGGCAGGGGCCGTGGGTGCGGGCACAAGGGCTTAGGGGAGGTACGACATTGGAGAGTCGTAGGGGGTGTAGGGGGCTGCGACAGGGAGAAACGAGCATGGGACTCGGGAGGAACGGTGCAGAGAAGTGGCGGTCGGGTGAAGGTGCCGCGGGTGGCATATCAGAGGGGGGTGGGTGCGAGTCGACCACCGACAGACGAAGGCAGAGGATCGTCGGGGGG ATAGCTGGGATTCAGAGAGCGAGAGAGAAATACTGTGTAGCTGCCCTGTCCTGGGCCGGCCTTCTTCCCGAGCTACAGGCACTCATACTCAGCCGTCTGGAGGTGGCCGACTACCTCCGGTTCGGTGCCGTCTGCCGCTCATGGTGTTCGACGGTGGCCGAGAGGCCTTGCCTGCCGAAGCCGCAGATCCCATGGCGGATGCTCTCCGATAGCACGAGGGATCCCGACACCCGCCGCTTCTTCAGCCGCCCGGACCAGAAGATGTACAAAATCCACCTCCCGGAGATCCACAGTCGCTTGTGCATCGGATCCTCCGAGGGGTGGCTGATCACCGCCGACGAGCTCTCGGAGCTGCACGCTCTCAATCCGCTCACTGGGGCATCCTTGGCCCTCCCATCCGTCGCCACGTTCTTCGATGTCGCCGGTGTCGTCCGTGACTCCGACGGCCGCATCACCGACTATGTCATCGGCTATGATAACCTGGGGGAGGTGCCGTATGAAGTGGAGCACATGCGCGTGTACTACTATTTGAAGGCAATCCTCGACCACTCCTCTGCAGCCGTGGCGGTCATCCACGGAGAATTCAACAATCTGTCATTCGCGCACGCTGGGGACGAGTCATGGACCGCGCTCCAACCACCAGTTCCGCGGATCTTCTGGGACATCATCTTTCGCAAGGGGCTGCTCCACGCTATGGCCATCAGCGGGGCACTCGTAGTTTTCGATCTCGATGCCCCGGGCTCGCCGGTGGTAGTGACATGTGTGGAACGTCCCCATTCGCAAAAGTGGGAGCAGCGGGGCTGCTGCTTCAATCAAAAGTACCTGGTGGAGTCACCGGACGGTAAGGATCTGTTCCAGGTGTGGAGGGACTCGCGGTGGTTACCGGTGGACGGGAATCGCTCGAGGGAGTCCGTCCTTCCCCGCGATGCGAGGATGACTGTAGCATTCGCCATCTTCAAGCTCGACGAGAGACGGAATGAGTGGTCCGCGGTCAAAGACCTGGGTGATCTCGCCCTGTTCCTCGGGCTTAACCACTCGATGGCACTGTCCACACGTGAATTCCCTGAGCTTACGAGCAGCAGCATCTATTTCACCGATGACTACAGAGATGGTACGAAATGA